In Candidatus Omnitrophota bacterium, the genomic window ACTGGGCATTGATTGGACGACGACCATCACCGCCACAGGTTCTAAGCGGCCGATCACCTTCCCGTTCACCAAGAGTACGAGCGGTTCTTATCTTCCTTCGGCTGCTTCATCCAGCACGGATTTTTCTTCCGCCCAAAATTTCCCATATACCACAAAATCCGACTTTACCTTCGGCACGCTGGATTTTTCTTCTTTTGCCGCTGTCCTGGATTTCCTGAAAACGCGCAGCAAGACCAAGCTTATCGCGTCTCCGCGGGTCATGACCGTGAATAACCAGAAGGCCACCATTAATGTGGGTAAGGTTATCCCTTTGGCTACGTATGAGCGCAATGAGACTTCCGGGGCATGGGAGATAACCGGTTGGGAACAGCAAAATGTGGGGGTCAACCTGGAGGTCACCCCGCAGATCAGCCCCGACGGGCATATCCGGCTCAAATTAAAACCCGAGGTGAGCAACATACTTGAGTATATAGGCGAGGACGTGAACCGCAGGCCGATCACTTCCAGCCGTACTGCTGAAACCGAGGTCCAGATAAAGGACGGACAGACCATTGTGATAGCCGGATTGGTTAAGAACAAGGAAGACAGCAGCGTAACCAAGATACCTTTATTGGGGAGCATCCCTTTGTTGGGGTGGTTCTTTACCCGCAATGAAAAAGGAAGCACCGAAGAGCCGGAAGAAAAAACGGACCTTTTGATCTTTGTTACCGCGCATATAATCAAGGACAGCGGCGATTCCGC contains:
- a CDS encoding secretin and TonB N-terminal domain-containing protein, with the protein product MRLKVFILGISLCVNMAVFPVCALCGQQAADAMVIEALEFREVDIKDILRQLAKQYNLNIVFSESVKGLVTVQLNHVTVEQALDSVITVNNFAYTQKGNVYKVTTQEEAQREGKQTKLFKLNNADAMKLKETLAKVLGSDGSIEADSRSNAIVVTDSLMVINKIESMLPSLDEATPQVLIEAKLIETSLTNTEKLGIDWTTTITATGSKRPITFPFTKSTSGSYLPSAASSSTDFSSAQNFPYTTKSDFTFGTLDFSSFAAVLDFLKTRSKTKLIASPRVMTVNNQKATINVGKVIPLATYERNETSGAWEITGWEQQNVGVNLEVTPQISPDGHIRLKLKPEVSNILEYIGEDVNRRPITSSRTAETEVQIKDGQTIVIAGLVKNKEDSSVTKIPLLGSIPLLGWFFTRNEKGSTEEPEEKTDLLIFVTAHIIKDSGDSAPAPAEADNKAPLVKRPFKLEKRGEQ